In Oryzihumus leptocrescens, the following are encoded in one genomic region:
- the rimO gene encoding 30S ribosomal protein S12 methylthiotransferase RimO — protein MTSPAPSPARSVALVTLGCARNEVDSEELAGRLASEGWTLVDDAAEADVAVVNTCGFVEQAKKDSIDALLEASDLKGEGRTQAVVAVGCLAERYGEQLASQLPEADAVLGFDSYADMSGHLSAILGGHKPASHTPSDRRRLLPLSPASRQEGAGSVALPGHGSGPEVRVPETVTIEGPVPASGPRVIRARLDGRPWAPLKIASGCDRRCAFCAIPMFRGAFVSRRPSDVLAEARWLGERGVKEIFLVSENSTSYGKDLGDLRLLDTMLPELVAVEGIERVRVSYLQPAEIRMDLLDVMASTPGVVPYFDISFQHASEPLLRRMRRFGSRQAFLDLIDQVRARAPQAGIRSNVIVGFPGETEQDVADLEAFLTAARLDVTGVFGYSDEDGTEAETYDGKLPEDVVAERLAHFTSLVEELNIQRAEERLGEVVEVLVEEVDDEEVSGRAAHQGPDVDGVTLLELAAGAPAPAVGDLVTARVVATEGIDLVAEPV, from the coding sequence ATGACCTCCCCTGCCCCTTCCCCTGCGCGCAGCGTTGCCCTGGTGACGCTCGGGTGCGCCCGCAACGAGGTCGACTCCGAGGAGCTGGCCGGCCGGCTGGCCTCCGAAGGCTGGACTCTGGTGGACGACGCCGCCGAGGCCGACGTCGCCGTGGTGAACACGTGTGGGTTCGTCGAGCAGGCCAAGAAGGACTCGATCGACGCCCTGCTCGAAGCCTCCGACCTCAAGGGGGAGGGCCGCACCCAGGCCGTGGTCGCGGTGGGGTGCCTGGCCGAGCGGTATGGCGAGCAGCTCGCCTCCCAGCTGCCCGAGGCCGACGCCGTGCTCGGCTTCGACTCCTACGCCGACATGTCCGGCCACCTGTCGGCGATCCTGGGCGGCCACAAGCCCGCCTCGCACACCCCCTCGGACCGCCGACGGCTGCTGCCGCTGTCCCCGGCCAGCCGCCAGGAGGGCGCGGGGTCGGTGGCCCTGCCCGGCCACGGCTCGGGGCCTGAGGTGCGCGTCCCCGAGACCGTGACGATCGAGGGCCCGGTGCCGGCCAGCGGGCCGCGGGTCATCCGGGCCCGGCTCGACGGCCGCCCCTGGGCACCGCTGAAGATCGCCTCCGGCTGCGACCGGCGCTGTGCGTTCTGCGCGATCCCGATGTTCCGCGGGGCGTTCGTCTCGCGCCGGCCCTCCGACGTGCTGGCCGAAGCCCGGTGGCTGGGCGAGCGCGGGGTCAAGGAGATCTTCCTCGTCAGCGAGAACTCCACGTCCTACGGCAAGGACCTCGGCGACCTGCGGCTGCTGGACACCATGCTTCCCGAGCTGGTGGCCGTCGAGGGGATCGAACGGGTGCGGGTGTCCTACCTGCAGCCGGCCGAGATCCGCATGGACCTGCTCGACGTCATGGCCTCCACGCCCGGCGTGGTGCCCTACTTCGACATCTCCTTCCAGCACGCCAGCGAGCCGCTGCTGCGCCGGATGCGCCGGTTCGGCTCGCGGCAGGCCTTCCTCGACCTCATCGACCAGGTGCGTGCGCGGGCGCCGCAGGCCGGCATCCGCTCCAACGTCATCGTCGGCTTCCCCGGCGAGACCGAGCAGGACGTCGCCGATCTCGAGGCGTTCCTCACCGCGGCGCGCCTGGATGTCACCGGGGTGTTCGGCTACTCCGACGAGGACGGCACCGAGGCCGAGACCTATGACGGCAAGCTGCCCGAGGACGTCGTGGCCGAGCGCCTGGCCCACTTCACCTCGCTGGTGGAGGAGCTGAACATCCAGCGCGCCGAGGAGCGCCTCGGTGAGGTGGTCGAGGTCCTCGTGGAGGAGGTCGACGACGAGGAGGTCTCCGGTCGTGCGGCCCACCAGGGTCCCGACGTCGACGGTGTCACCCTGCTCGAGCTCGCGGCTGGCGCCCCGGCCCCCGCGGTCGGCGACCTGGTCACCGCCCGGGTCGTCGCCACCGAGGGCATCGACCTGGTCGCGGAGCCGGTGTGA
- the pgsA gene encoding CDP-diacylglycerol--glycerol-3-phosphate 3-phosphatidyltransferase: MNAALPTPEGPAPDPDEPVVLGEPEQQPSAWNIANALTVLRILLVPLFGWLLLLDHGTQAKWRIAAALVFGVALLTDRIDGDIARRRGLVTDFGKVSDPIADKALVGMALVGLSLLDELPWWVTVVILARELGITVLRFFVIRHGVIPASRGGKLKTGVQAVAIALYVLPLSGAWHDVAVVAMALAVIVTVVTGIDYVARALTLRQTSPRAAAKRARAEREAAKAAEAADRPATSGHESP; the protein is encoded by the coding sequence GTGAACGCCGCGCTGCCCACCCCCGAAGGCCCGGCGCCCGACCCGGACGAACCGGTCGTCCTCGGCGAGCCGGAGCAGCAGCCCAGCGCCTGGAACATCGCCAACGCGCTGACGGTCCTGCGCATCCTGCTGGTCCCGCTGTTCGGCTGGCTCCTGCTCCTGGACCACGGCACGCAGGCCAAGTGGCGGATCGCCGCGGCGCTGGTGTTCGGGGTGGCCCTGCTGACCGACCGCATCGACGGCGACATCGCCCGGCGTCGCGGCCTGGTCACGGACTTCGGCAAGGTCAGCGACCCGATCGCCGACAAGGCGCTGGTCGGCATGGCCCTGGTCGGGCTGTCCCTGCTCGACGAGCTGCCGTGGTGGGTGACCGTCGTCATCCTCGCCCGCGAGCTCGGCATCACCGTGCTGCGGTTCTTCGTCATCCGGCACGGGGTGATCCCGGCCAGCCGCGGCGGCAAGCTCAAGACGGGCGTGCAGGCGGTCGCCATCGCCCTCTACGTGCTGCCGCTGTCCGGTGCGTGGCACGACGTGGCGGTAGTCGCCATGGCCCTGGCTGTCATCGTCACGGTCGTGACCGGCATCGACTACGTCGCGCGGGCGCTGACCCTGCGCCAGACCAGCCCGCGCGCGGCCGCCAAGCGGGCCCGGGCCGAGCGTGAGGCAGCAAAGGCGGCGGAGGCCGCCGATCGGCCCGCGACGAGCGGTCACGAGTCGCCGTGA
- a CDS encoding dipeptidase, with protein sequence MPDSTATLARVTELLRRHPLVDGHNDLPWEAREQSGYDFDRLDLGGDVATTCTDVPRLRAGRVGAQFWSVFVPSSLQGDAAVVATLEQVDAVHQMVGRYAGELGFARTADEVEGVFASGRIASLMGAEGGHSIGCSLAALRMLYVLGVRYMTLTHNDNVPWADSATDEPVLGGLSAFGVEVVREMNRLGMLVDLSHVSADTMRDALKVTEVPVIFSHSSARAVCDVPRNVPDDVLTTLRANNGVCMVTFVPEFVSPVVAAWRREAAAAAADVGVKSTDYEAFRAFTREYRVAHPKPSATLEDVVAHCEHVREVAGIDHVGIGGDYDGTETYPVGLEDVSGYPRLLAALADRGWSDEDLAKLAGGNVLRVMRDVEAGARELQETRGPSLATYRQLDHPGS encoded by the coding sequence ATGCCGGACTCCACCGCGACCCTTGCCCGCGTGACCGAGCTGCTGCGCCGCCACCCCCTCGTGGACGGGCACAACGACCTGCCGTGGGAGGCCCGCGAGCAGAGCGGCTACGACTTCGACCGGCTCGACCTCGGCGGGGACGTGGCCACGACCTGCACCGACGTGCCCCGGCTCCGGGCCGGCCGCGTCGGCGCCCAGTTCTGGTCGGTCTTCGTGCCCAGCAGCCTGCAGGGCGACGCGGCGGTGGTCGCCACTCTTGAGCAGGTCGACGCGGTGCACCAGATGGTCGGCCGGTATGCCGGTGAGCTGGGTTTCGCGCGCACCGCGGACGAGGTGGAGGGCGTCTTCGCCTCCGGCCGGATCGCCTCGCTGATGGGCGCCGAGGGCGGCCACTCGATCGGGTGCTCGCTGGCCGCGCTGCGGATGCTCTACGTCCTCGGCGTGCGCTACATGACGCTGACGCACAACGACAACGTGCCGTGGGCGGACTCGGCCACCGACGAGCCGGTCCTCGGCGGGCTGTCGGCGTTCGGCGTCGAGGTGGTCCGCGAGATGAACCGCCTGGGCATGCTGGTGGACCTGTCCCACGTCTCGGCGGACACGATGCGGGACGCGCTCAAGGTCACCGAGGTGCCGGTCATCTTCAGCCACTCCTCGGCGCGGGCGGTGTGCGACGTGCCGCGCAACGTGCCCGACGACGTGCTGACGACGCTGCGGGCCAACAACGGCGTGTGCATGGTGACGTTCGTGCCGGAGTTCGTCTCACCGGTCGTGGCCGCCTGGCGCCGGGAGGCGGCGGCCGCCGCGGCCGACGTGGGCGTGAAGTCGACCGACTACGAGGCGTTCCGGGCCTTCACCCGTGAGTACCGGGTGGCCCACCCCAAGCCGTCGGCCACCCTCGAGGACGTCGTCGCCCACTGCGAGCACGTGCGGGAGGTGGCCGGGATCGACCACGTCGGGATCGGCGGCGACTACGACGGCACCGAGACCTACCCGGTGGGGCTGGAGGACGTCAGCGGCTACCCGCGCCTGCTCGCCGCCCTGGCCGACCGCGGCTGGTCCGACGAGGACCTGGCCAAGCTCGCCGGCGGCAACGTGCTGCGGGTGATGCGTGACGTCGAGGCCGGCGCCCGGGAGCTGCAGGAGACC